The following nucleotide sequence is from Halogeometricum borinquense DSM 11551.
TGCGTCGGTGACGCTCCGTATCTGTTTGAGCGCCTTCCCGTATATCTTCGGCGGCGCGAACCAGCTGACCCAGTTCCACCAGTTGTACCCGTTTACCCCCGCCCAATCGACGACATCGTCGCCGGGGTAGTAGTCGGGTATCGGGATGCCGCCGCGCCCACCGGCGTTCGGTCCCCAGATCCACTGGATGTTCGAGGAGTCGAGTCCGTTCGACATCACGCGCCTGTGGACGTGACGGAACATCGCCACGTAGTCGTCGGGCGTCGAATCGCCAGCGGGCGCACCCCACGGCACCCAGTCACCGTTCATCTCCGGTGCGAATTCGAGGAATAAACGCCGGTCTGGTCGCCCCCACCCACGTCGCATCCACTTCGTGAGCGCGTCCCGCCACGCGTCCACGCTGTCGTCGTGTTTTCCGTCGGCGATATCTCTCGAAATCGTCGTTGACGTCTCCGTCTTGGTGCCGAACGTCGGTTCTAACACCAACATCGGGACGTGTCCGTGCTGCCAGATCGATTCGAGTGACGAGACCGTTTGCGCTATCTCCTCCTCAGATTGCCCAAGCGTCGCATACTGGACGACGACTGCGTGCGGCTTGCCGGTCCACTGCTCGAACCGGTCGAGAGACCGAACCGGCGACCGTTGTATCGAAACCCCGGCGAGGAAGTCGCCGGTGCGCGTCTCTCCGGTACCCGCTACGCTACGTACGATACCAGCCCCGCCAACAGTCGTCCCCGCCGATGCGGCGACCAACCCCAGAAACCGCCGTCTCTCCATACTGCTTCGTCGGCATCCCGACTCCATTAGTAAGATACGACTATTTGGCTGGGTGCTAGGCTAAAGCTCGCATTTCGCACCCGACCATTCCACGCATGCTCGACATAACAAAACAGTCGAAAACGCTCTCTTGGGGTGCATGATGGGTGGAGAACAGATATCTACTGGACTGGACGCGAGCGCAGACACGGCTTGTCCCGACTGCGATGGTGGGCGCGTCCAGCGGGTTGGGATGTTCGAACACACGACGTGTGGATTCGTCGATGTCGCGGCAGGATTCGACGCTGCGGACCGCTATCTCAGTTGTCCAAAGTGCGACGAAACGCTGACGACGGCGGATGACGGTCTCACGTGCGTCGCGTTCGTCCTTCACTGTCCCGAGTGTGACAGACGCTTCGACGACGTAGCGATCCCGTCGCTTGCGCCGCAGTCGGCGGAGGCAGACTGAGGGCGATGAACGAACCGACAGACGACGCTTTCGGGTGGTCAACACGCGCGCCGGTACAACTATTGCTACTCTTCTTTGTCGTCCTCGCGGGAGTGGTGTTGTTTCCTCCCGTGATGATTTTCGGCCCGCTGGGGTTCGCATTCGTCTTTGCGGCCCTCGTATTCGGCGCGGTACGCTGGCAGCGGTGGTCTGAACGACTCTTCGGAACCGGTCTTCCGATTCCCGGGTGGTTCGTGGCGGCGATACTGTCGTCGTTAGGTCTGTTTGCTCTCCTCGCCTACACCGAACGATACACCACCGAAGCGACGCCGTTCGTCTTTCTCGTGGCGTTTTGCCTTCCGTGGGTGGTCTCACTCACGGTCGGTGGTCGACTTCGTCGGTTGGCTAACACACGGGTACGACTCTCCATCTGGCTTGCTATTGTCCTCTCAGCACTCGTTCTCACCGGCGGATTCGTGTTCGGGTGGTCGGTTCCAACACCGTACGAGATGGCCGTCTTCGCTGGATTCGTCGTTATCGCCTTCATCGTCGTTGTGGTATTTCCGCTCACTATCGTGCAAATGCGCGGCCGAGAGGAGTCGGACCACACACTTGATGACGACGATGCACCGCTCGTAAGTGTCCTCGTACCTGCGTACAACGAATCGAACTACGTCGGCGACTGTCTCGATTCGATACTCGCTTCGGACTATCCAACAGACCGGCTGGAAGTCATCGTCATCGACGACGGAAGCACCGACGGAACGTATGCGGAGGCATCGGCCTACCGAAACGACCGCGTGTCAGTCTTTCACCGCTCGAACGGTGGAAAGCATGCGGCGCTCAACCTCGGGCTCTCTTGTAGCCGCGGTGATGTTGTCGTCGCAGTTGATGCCGACAGCATCTTGGCACCGTCCGCTCTCCGAACTGCTGTCGAACAGCTTCAGTCTGATCCACGCTTGGGTGCCGTTGCGGGCACCGTCGTCGTCAATAACGCCGACGGAATCGTTGGCAGTGTGCAGGCGTTAGAGTACGTTCTCGGCATCAACACGCTCCGTCGGGCGTTTTCCTACCTCGGTACGGTGATGGTAATTCCCGGTTGCCTCGGCGTGTTCCGCCGTGAGGCGCTCTCGGAGGTCGGCGGCTACGATCCCGACACCGTTACCGAGGACTTCGATTTAACCGTCAGACTCCTCAAGGCGGGGTGGCGAGTCGAACTCAGTGAAGCTCTCGTCTACACTGAGGCTCCGTTCTCGCTGACTGACCTTTTGAACCAACGCCTTCGGTGGACGCGCGGGAACATCCAGACGCTGCTCAAACACCGCGACGTATTTTCGGAACCGGCGTACGGATTCCTTCATCGCTTCGCGTTTCCGCTTTCCGCGCTGTCGATTCTGTTTGTACCGTTTGCGAGTATTGTTGTTACGACGATGATCTTCGTCGCAATACTCAATGGCGCGTTCCTCGGGGTGGCGCTCGTCGCAGCATACTTCCTGTTTGTTCTCCTCTTCGTCGCTGCGATGGCGCTCGATCTATCTGACGGCGACTGGCGATTGCTCGCGTACGCCCCGCTCCACCTTGTCGGCTACCGGCAATTCCTCGATGTCATCGTGATTCGGACGGCGTTAATGCTGCTTCGCGGAACGAATAAACGGTGGGAGTCAGTCACACGCGAACGCCAACAGTCGTCGGAGGCGCTAGCAGGA
It contains:
- a CDS encoding TackOD1 domain-containing metal-binding protein, which translates into the protein MGGEQISTGLDASADTACPDCDGGRVQRVGMFEHTTCGFVDVAAGFDAADRYLSCPKCDETLTTADDGLTCVAFVLHCPECDRRFDDVAIPSLAPQSAEAD
- a CDS encoding glycosyltransferase — its product is MNEPTDDAFGWSTRAPVQLLLLFFVVLAGVVLFPPVMIFGPLGFAFVFAALVFGAVRWQRWSERLFGTGLPIPGWFVAAILSSLGLFALLAYTERYTTEATPFVFLVAFCLPWVVSLTVGGRLRRLANTRVRLSIWLAIVLSALVLTGGFVFGWSVPTPYEMAVFAGFVVIAFIVVVVFPLTIVQMRGREESDHTLDDDDAPLVSVLVPAYNESNYVGDCLDSILASDYPTDRLEVIVIDDGSTDGTYAEASAYRNDRVSVFHRSNGGKHAALNLGLSCSRGDVVVAVDADSILAPSALRTAVEQLQSDPRLGAVAGTVVVNNADGIVGSVQALEYVLGINTLRRAFSYLGTVMVIPGCLGVFRREALSEVGGYDPDTVTEDFDLTVRLLKAGWRVELSEALVYTEAPFSLTDLLNQRLRWTRGNIQTLLKHRDVFSEPAYGFLHRFAFPLSALSILFVPFASIVVTTMIFVAILNGAFLGVALVAAYFLFVLLFVAAMALDLSDGDWRLLAYAPLHLVGYRQFLDVIVIRTALMLLRGTNKRWESVTRERQQSSEALAGSQRPSDD
- a CDS encoding glycoside hydrolase family 26 protein — protein: MERRRFLGLVAASAGTTVGGAGIVRSVAGTGETRTGDFLAGVSIQRSPVRSLDRFEQWTGKPHAVVVQYATLGQSEEEIAQTVSSLESIWQHGHVPMLVLEPTFGTKTETSTTISRDIADGKHDDSVDAWRDALTKWMRRGWGRPDRRLFLEFAPEMNGDWVPWGAPAGDSTPDDYVAMFRHVHRRVMSNGLDSSNIQWIWGPNAGGRGGIPIPDYYPGDDVVDWAGVNGYNWWNWVSWFAPPKIYGKALKQIRSVTDAPIAITEVGCSTEVDSGNDPERKGAWITELYDYVRTEDVKMVCWFNHTKETDWRVFDSVRGTDEITQDGETVHVYNAYRQEMTKSTTLGAHPVDRRRLTDREFRGEF